Proteins from a genomic interval of Corythoichthys intestinalis isolate RoL2023-P3 chromosome 3, ASM3026506v1, whole genome shotgun sequence:
- the ccn1l2 gene encoding cellular communication network factor 1, like 2, translated as MLQFTVSLHQIFSTLFVVCSAVVMADDECPSVCDCAASSPICPAGVSWVTDHCGCCKMCARQFNEDCSTTQPCDHIKGLRCHLGVGGDPERGLCRAEVHGLPCEFNGQLYQHSENFQPSCMHQCTCIDGVVGCMPLCPQQVSLPNSRCSQPRLAQTENGCCEEWLCDDDNHIRVEPEELTRTTLSESQPLPNHISALLPSYQQSRPPAATGGTTLREKTALPMPELILESRCFSQTTDWTECSTSCGMGISSRVTNNNPDCQLIRETRLCQIRQCNFALSPAMKGKKCQKTVRSQEPIQIAFAGCFTVQRYRPRTCGSCMDGRCCRPSVTRTVQLRFRCPDGESFFRNMMWVQRCSCSKSCPSHGSPSSPSISLHNDIHTFRR; from the exons ATGCTTCAATTTACTGTTAGTTTGCACCAAATATTTTCTACGTTGTTTGTGGTCTGCAgcgctgtggtgatg GCAGATGATGAATGCCCGTCTGTGTGCGACTGTGCTGCCTCATCCCCAATCTGCCCAGCGGGTGTCAGCTGGGTGACAGACCACTGTGGCTGTTGTAAAATGTGTGCTAGGCAATTCAATGAAGACTGCAGCACTACTCAGCCCTGTGATCACATCAAGGGGCTACGCTGTCATCTAGGAGTTGGAGGAGACCCTGAAAGAGGATTGTGCCGAG CTGAGGTTCATGGGCTACCCTGCGAGTTCAACGGACAGTTGTACCAGCACAGTGAAAACTTCCAGCCCAGCTGCATGCACCAGTGCACCTGTATTGATGGAGTTGTGGGCTGCATGCCCCTCTGTCCTCAACAAGTATCGCTGCCCAACTCGCGCTGCTCACAGCCACGGTTGGCACAGACAGAAAACGGCTGTTGCGAGGAGTGGTTATGTGACGACGACAACCACATCAGAGTGGAGCCAGAAGAACTGACACGCACAACTCTGTCAGAGAGTCAGCCTCTTCCAAACCACATCAGTGCTTTGCTGCCATCCTACCAACAGTCTCGCCCGCCAGCTGCCACTGGTGGGACCACATTAAGAG AAAAAACAGCACTACCAATGCCTGAATTGATATTGGAATCCAGGTGTTTTTCACAAACCACTGATTGGACAGAATGCTCCACTTCATGCGGGATGGGAATATCAAGTCGAGTCACCAATAACAACCCTGACTGTCAGCTGATTAGAGAAACCAGGCTTTGCCAAATACGACAGTGTAACTTTGCGCTTTCTCCGGCCATGAAG GGGAAGAAGTGCCAGAAAACTGTTCGCTCGCAAGAACCAATACAAATTGCTTTTGCTGGCTGCTTCACAGTACAGCGCTATCGCCCTCGCACCTGTGGATCTTGCATGGATGGCCGCTGCTGTAGGCCCTCTGTCACCCGCACTGTGCAGCTGCGTTTCCGTTGCCCAGACGGTGAGAGCTTCTTCCGAAATATGATGTGGGTCCAACGCTGCAGCTGCAGTAAAAGCTGCCCATCACATGGAAGTCCCTCAAGCCCTTCGATCAGTCTTCACAATGACATTCACACCTTCAGGCGCTGA